The Micromonospora sp. Llam0 genome includes a window with the following:
- a CDS encoding beta-L-arabinofuranosidase domain-containing protein — translation MPFPDLNRRQLLQAAGAATVASAVGPMVGMSAAAAEVAPVRPDIGVSAYPFEMGQVRLTSSRWLDNQNRTLNYLRFVDVDRMLYVFRANHRLSTNGAATNGGWDAPNFPFRSHMQGHFLTAWSYAYAVTGDTTCRDKANYMVGELAKCQANNGAAGFNTGYLSGFPESDIAALESGGFVAVSYYCIHKTLAGLLDVWRYMGNNQARDVLLRLAGWVDWRTGRLSYNQMQTVLNTEFGGMNAVLADLYQQTGDARWLATAQRFDHASVFNPLAANQDQLNGKHANTQIPKWVGAAREYKATGTTRYRDIASNAWNMTVDTHTYVIGGNSQAEHFRPPNAIAGYLANDTAEACNTYNMLKLTRELWLLDPNRVAYFDYYERALLNHLIGQQNPASNHGHGTYFTPLRPGGRRGVGPAWGGGTFSTDYNSFWCCQGTGIETNTKLMDSIYFHNSTTLTVNLFLPSVLNWSQRGITVTQTTSYPVSDTTTLTVTGNVSGSWTMRVRIPAWASNATISVNGVAQSIATTPGTYAALTRSWTSGDAVTVRLPMQVAVEPANDNQNVVALVYGPVVLSGNYGNTTLSALPSLNTSSVTRTSTSSLAFTATANGATVNLGPFYDAQGHNYTVYWNRGGGGTDSSASFRLANAASGLVLGIQNMSTADGGLALQWADNGTADHEWQLIVDGTALRLRNVHSGKVLGVQNMSTADNTPILQWGDTGTADHRWTIVDVGDGSHKIRNVHTGKLLAILNGSTAQGARAVQDPDNGTADNQWRFLPTGARRIQNLGSGLVLGVQNMSTADGGLVIQWGDTGTADHLWTAMIDTGGYLRLRNSNSGKVLGVENASTANGARVLQWADNGTNDHRWRLRYGANGYFRIQCANGGRVLGVSGASTAQGAQVIIWDDNGTNDHLWRFV, via the coding sequence ATGCCTTTTCCAGATCTGAACCGCCGCCAACTGCTCCAAGCCGCCGGTGCCGCCACTGTCGCCTCGGCGGTCGGTCCGATGGTCGGAATGTCCGCAGCCGCCGCCGAGGTCGCCCCGGTCCGTCCGGACATCGGGGTGTCCGCGTATCCGTTCGAGATGGGTCAGGTGCGGCTGACCAGCAGCCGTTGGCTGGACAACCAGAACCGCACCCTGAACTATCTGCGCTTCGTCGACGTGGACCGGATGCTCTACGTCTTTCGGGCCAACCACCGACTCTCCACCAACGGAGCCGCCACCAACGGCGGCTGGGATGCCCCGAACTTTCCCTTCCGCTCCCACATGCAGGGGCACTTCCTCACCGCCTGGTCGTACGCCTACGCCGTCACCGGCGACACCACCTGCCGGGACAAGGCCAACTACATGGTCGGCGAGTTGGCCAAGTGTCAGGCCAACAACGGCGCCGCCGGATTCAACACCGGATACCTGTCCGGCTTCCCCGAGTCCGACATCGCCGCTCTCGAATCGGGCGGCTTCGTCGCCGTGTCGTACTACTGCATCCACAAGACGCTGGCCGGGCTGCTCGACGTCTGGCGCTACATGGGCAACAACCAGGCCCGAGACGTCCTGCTGCGGCTCGCCGGCTGGGTCGACTGGCGGACCGGCCGGCTGAGCTACAACCAGATGCAGACGGTGCTGAACACCGAATTCGGCGGCATGAACGCCGTGCTGGCCGACCTCTACCAGCAGACCGGCGACGCTCGCTGGCTCGCCACCGCGCAACGGTTCGACCACGCCTCGGTCTTCAACCCGCTCGCCGCCAACCAGGACCAACTCAACGGCAAACACGCGAACACCCAGATCCCGAAGTGGGTGGGTGCCGCGCGGGAGTACAAGGCCACCGGCACCACCCGCTACCGCGACATCGCCAGCAACGCCTGGAACATGACCGTCGACACGCACACCTACGTGATCGGCGGCAACAGCCAGGCGGAACACTTCCGCCCCCCGAACGCCATCGCCGGGTACCTCGCCAACGACACCGCCGAGGCGTGCAACACGTACAACATGCTCAAACTGACCCGCGAGCTGTGGCTGCTGGACCCGAACCGGGTGGCGTACTTCGACTACTACGAGCGGGCCCTGCTCAACCACCTCATCGGCCAGCAGAACCCGGCCAGCAACCACGGGCACGGCACCTACTTCACCCCGCTGCGGCCCGGCGGTCGCCGTGGCGTCGGCCCGGCCTGGGGCGGCGGCACCTTCAGCACCGACTACAACTCGTTCTGGTGCTGCCAGGGCACCGGCATCGAGACGAACACGAAGCTGATGGACTCCATCTACTTCCACAACAGCACCACGCTGACCGTGAACCTGTTCCTGCCGTCGGTGCTCAACTGGTCCCAACGCGGGATCACCGTCACCCAGACCACCAGCTACCCGGTCAGCGACACCACCACCCTCACCGTCACCGGCAACGTCAGCGGCTCCTGGACCATGCGGGTACGCATCCCCGCCTGGGCCAGCAACGCCACCATCAGCGTCAACGGTGTCGCGCAGAGCATCGCCACCACGCCGGGCACCTACGCCGCGCTCACCCGCTCCTGGACATCCGGTGACGCGGTCACGGTACGGCTGCCGATGCAGGTCGCGGTAGAGCCCGCCAACGACAACCAGAACGTGGTGGCGCTCGTCTACGGCCCGGTCGTGTTGTCGGGAAACTACGGCAACACGACCCTGAGCGCTCTCCCCTCGTTGAACACCAGTTCGGTGACCCGGACCAGCACCAGTTCGCTGGCCTTCACCGCCACCGCCAACGGCGCCACGGTCAACCTCGGCCCCTTCTACGACGCCCAGGGTCACAACTACACGGTGTACTGGAACCGCGGCGGTGGGGGCACCGATTCGAGCGCCAGTTTCCGCCTGGCCAACGCGGCCAGTGGACTGGTGCTCGGCATCCAGAACATGTCGACCGCCGACGGCGGCCTGGCATTGCAGTGGGCCGACAACGGCACCGCCGACCACGAGTGGCAGTTGATCGTCGACGGGACCGCCCTGCGGTTGCGCAACGTCCACAGCGGGAAGGTGCTCGGCGTACAGAACATGTCCACCGCCGACAACACTCCGATTCTGCAGTGGGGCGACACCGGAACCGCCGACCACCGGTGGACCATCGTCGATGTCGGAGACGGCTCGCACAAGATCCGCAACGTGCACACCGGGAAGCTGCTGGCCATCCTGAACGGCTCCACCGCCCAGGGTGCCCGGGCGGTCCAGGATCCGGACAACGGCACGGCGGACAACCAGTGGCGGTTCCTCCCCACCGGTGCCCGGCGGATCCAGAACCTCGGCAGCGGCCTCGTGCTCGGCGTACAGAACATGTCCACCGCCGACGGCGGCCTGGTCATCCAATGGGGCGACACCGGCACCGCCGATCATCTGTGGACCGCCATGATCGACACGGGTGGCTACCTGCGCCTGCGCAACTCCAACAGCGGCAAGGTACTCGGCGTGGAAAACGCCAGCACCGCCAACGGTGCCCGGGTGCTCCAGTGGGCCGACAACGGCACCAACGACCACCGGTGGCGGCTGCGGTACGGAGCCAACGGCTACTTCCGGATCCAGTGCGCGAACGGCGGCCGGGTCCTCGGCGTCAGCGGCGCGTCCACCGCTCAGGGGGCCCAGGTCATCATCTGGGACGACAACGGCACCAACGACCACCTCTGGCGGTTCGTCTAG
- a CDS encoding transposase, giving the protein MPVLAAWNAKEDLLDLLALARTHPDREHVARLLHLFYQRCADSDLPELARLATTIEIWWPQILAFLHTGITNAGSEGTNRVIKTVARDAYGFRNPINQRLRTRCATTRKSRGHLNPA; this is encoded by the coding sequence GTGCCGGTCCTCGCCGCGTGGAACGCCAAGGAAGACCTCCTCGACCTGCTGGCCCTGGCCCGCACCCACCCGGACCGGGAACACGTCGCCCGGCTGCTGCACCTCTTCTACCAGCGCTGCGCCGACAGCGATCTACCCGAACTCGCCCGCCTCGCGACCACGATCGAGATCTGGTGGCCCCAGATCCTCGCGTTCCTGCACACCGGCATCACCAACGCAGGCTCCGAAGGCACCAACCGGGTCATCAAGACCGTCGCCCGCGACGCCTACGGCTTCCGCAACCCGATCAACCAACGCCTACGAACCCGCTGCGCGACCACCCGGAAAAGCCGCGGCCACCTCAACCCCGCCTAA